From the genome of Miscanthus floridulus cultivar M001 chromosome 10, ASM1932011v1, whole genome shotgun sequence, one region includes:
- the LOC136484817 gene encoding cysteine-rich receptor-like protein kinase 14 isoform X1 — MGAFGSIYPVTGLDWNTRYKVIKGTCEGLKYIHEELEQSIYHLDLKPDNILLDKDMEPKIADFGLSKIFGDELKRTTRSPLGIPDYQPPEYIDKGEISKKFDIFSLGVIMIMIVSGPDSKYEDMSNDKIIDLVRNWRNREWFLT; from the exons ATGGGAGCCTTTGGAAGTATCTATCCG GTTACTGGACTTGACTGGAATACACGGTACAAAGTTATCAAAGGGACTTGTGAGGGTCTAAAGTATATTCATGAGGAACTGGAACAATCCATTTACCACTTGGACCTAAAACCTGACAACATACTACTAGACAAGGATATGGAGCCAAAGATTGCAGATTTTGGTTTGTCCAAGATATTTGGTGACGAACTAAAACGGACCACACGAAGTCCTCTAGGAATTCC TGATTACCAGCCACCAGAGTACATCGACAAAGGTGAAATCTCAAAAAAGTTTGACATATTCAGCTTGGGTGTCATAATGATAATGATAGTGTCAGGACCTGATTCCAAATATGAAGACATGTCCAATGACAAAATTATTGATTTA GTAAGAAACTGGAGGAATAGGGAGTGGTTCCTCACTTGA
- the LOC136484817 gene encoding cold-responsive protein kinase 1-like isoform X2: MEPEELTFQEIKEITDGFAQELGHGSFGVVYKGLTKTGKDIAVKVLHNDISIDYKQFHNEFNSLAMLQHQNIAQLLGYCYETERKPMKYNGRQVIIEETHRVLCLEYLQNGSLWKYLSGYWT, encoded by the exons ATGGAACCAGAGGAGCTAACATTTCAAGAGATAAAAGAAATTACAGATGGTTTCGCACAGGAACTTGGTCATGGATCATTTGGAGTCGTTTACAAG GGATTGACTAAAACTGGAAAGGATATTGCTGTGAAGGTGCTTCATAATGACATAAGTATTGACTACAAGCAGTTCCATAATGAGTTTAATAGCCTCGCGATGCTTCAGCACCAAAACATCGCACAGCTTTTAGGCTATTGCTACGAAACAGAGAGAAAACCAATGAAGTACAATGGAAGACAAGTGATTATTGAAGAGACACATAGAGTGCTCTGCCTCGAGTATTTGCAGAATGGGAGCCTTTGGAAGTATCTATCCG GTTACTGGACTTGA